AAATATAATCCTGCAACAAGCAAAGTGACGTTTAAGCCGAAGCACTTCAGCCAGTATGCAGTTACATATGGCAATGTTGCTTTTCAGGACTTTGCGGGAGCGGAATGGGCTGTGGATGCCGTCGAAGGCTTGGCAGCTAGGGAGGCGATCGACGGTGTGGGCATGGGAAACTTTAATCCGAGTGGGGACGTGACCCGTGAGGAGTTCATTGCCATACTGATGCGCACATTTGATCTTGTCGATACCGAAGCGGAAGCGACGTTTCATGACGCTGATCCGGATGCCTGGTATTACAGTGCTGTCGCTTCAGCACAGAAGCTGGGCATTGTGAACGGCAAGGAGGATGGAAGTTTCGGCATCCATGACAAGATCAGCAGGCAAGATATGGCGGTTATAATATATAGGGCTGCCGAAATGCTCAATGCCGGGTTGACGCAATCCGAACCGGATGCTCCATTCGCAGATCAAGCTCAGATTTCGGGCTACGCCCTGGAGGCGGTAACTGCTGTCCGGCAATCCGGCATTGCGAGCGGCATGAGCGGCAACATCTTCGCGCCGAAAGCCCCATCTACCAGGGCGCAGGCGGCTGCGGTCATCTACCGGTTATATCTGGGAGCAAGGTAATAAGAAGAGCGAATCAAAGAAATCCGGTTGTCATCTGCGTATGCAGATAACAACCGGATTTCTTGCTGTTTGTTCGCCTCGCGCGGAGATAAGGGAACCACAGTCCGCTATTCTACCCAAAAGTATTAATATCGCGAGGTTGAGAGAACTACAGTACGCTATTTTGCTGTTTGATGCGAAATTCAGCGCTTTTCGTGGAAATAAGACCCTGTAGTTCCGCTATCGCCCTAACCTCCCTGCTATTTGCCTAAATAGCGTCCTACAGTTCCCTTAACAGGAATTGTCGCCATAAGCGGCTGATCTCTCAAGGCGGCGAGGCCGGTTTTCTCACGCCTATTTTTAAATTTGTTTCCCTACATCTTAAAATCAACGCTGTAACAACCTAAATCACGCCATTCCACTCGGATTCGTTACTGATTATGATACGGGTATGGGTTTAATATGGCTAAATGGGGTGGCATCATGCGACGAGTGTCCAAGCATAACAGGAAGGAACAATTGGCGGGTTATTTGTTTATTTTGCCGAATTTTCTCGGCGTTTTTTTCTTCGTCATTCTACCTCTGCTGTTCAGTTTTATGCTGATTTTTGCAGATTGGGATTATTTAAAAGGCTTTGCTGGGCTAAGTTTTGCTGGACTAGGAAATCTTGAGAAATTAGTGAATGACGTGTATTTATGGCACGCACTGCGGAACAATCTGATTCTAACAGGCGTAACGGTGCCCAGTGCTATGGCGATTGGTCTGGTTGTGGCTGTGCTGCTGAACCGGCATGTTTATGCCAAAGGTTTATTGCGAACTTTGTTTTTCCTGCCTTATGTCAGCAGTTTGGTGGCCGTTTCTGTGGTTTGGAGCGTGCTTTACAATGCCCAAGAGGGCCCGATCAACGCCTTCCTTAGATCGCTGGGGATTGACAATCCTCCCGGGTGGTTGGGGAGTGCGGCGTGGGCTT
Above is a genomic segment from Paenibacillus sp. HWE-109 containing:
- a CDS encoding carbohydrate ABC transporter permease, which codes for MRRVSKHNRKEQLAGYLFILPNFLGVFFFVILPLLFSFMLIFADWDYLKGFAGLSFAGLGNLEKLVNDVYLWHALRNNLILTGVTVPSAMAIGLVVAVLLNRHVYAKGLLRTLFFLPYVSSLVAVSVVWSVLYNAQEGPINAFLRSLGIDNPPGWLGSAAWALPAIIIMVVWTYIGYTMVLYMAGLQGIPKDLYEAASIDGATGMRQFFKITVPMLKPTTFLIGITLIISTFQVFAVVNVMTQGGPVNSTMVIAYHIYLTAFQNYKMGYAAAMSWVLFIIIFSITLVQWRSQKKWQQHF